A portion of the Vibrio coralliirubri genome contains these proteins:
- a CDS encoding sensor domain-containing diguanylate cyclase, giving the protein MSIQLDLTTTMPCQNFDSAQGRMTLQNHRIIDVDNEIAQIFGYRNREELLHNVEFVYALVPDNYQNLAKKRYLEAIKGKFNKGKLYTDIPANGRNISIFCLSHVIELNNKPALEVHVIDITSMLEAQRKRHETDLMYRKLLSTSKQGILIHRNFKSLMVNQAWVEQQGAESIEQVLAMDSIISIIPEEQHSNAIRRCESILNGNTPNFSSVVSNHCFDGSYKYFNIYDNVINWEGEDAIQVILEEVTDKVLLEKELLHRAMHDDLTQVLNRRAIYDWIKKPVNQQIEMSCMLIDIDDFKLINDQFGHSVGDAVIKHLADSIKTHVELLNGVVGRWGGEEFIVFIPNAKPEHTQVIGERICRAFNRHTFVGFNRRQFTSSVSIGITNRCICHSPNNINTLIRVTDDALYRSKTSGKNQVSINDDVVCQEALS; this is encoded by the coding sequence ATGAGTATTCAACTAGATCTAACCACCACTATGCCCTGCCAAAACTTCGACTCGGCACAAGGGCGAATGACACTTCAAAACCATCGAATTATTGATGTCGACAACGAAATCGCTCAAATCTTTGGTTATCGAAACCGCGAGGAGTTATTACACAATGTTGAATTTGTGTATGCCTTAGTTCCTGACAATTACCAAAATCTAGCCAAAAAACGCTACCTAGAGGCAATAAAAGGCAAGTTTAACAAAGGAAAATTGTACACGGACATTCCAGCTAATGGTCGCAATATCTCCATATTTTGTTTATCACATGTCATTGAACTGAATAACAAACCTGCACTTGAAGTACACGTCATTGACATCACATCAATGTTAGAGGCGCAGCGTAAACGCCACGAAACAGATCTCATGTATCGAAAATTACTCAGTACATCGAAACAAGGTATTTTGATCCACCGAAACTTCAAATCTTTGATGGTTAATCAAGCTTGGGTTGAGCAACAAGGTGCCGAATCTATCGAGCAAGTACTTGCGATGGACTCAATCATTTCAATCATTCCTGAAGAACAGCATTCAAATGCCATCCGGCGGTGCGAGAGCATTCTCAATGGCAATACACCCAACTTCAGCTCTGTAGTATCCAACCATTGCTTTGATGGCAGCTATAAATACTTCAATATTTATGACAACGTGATTAACTGGGAAGGTGAAGACGCCATTCAAGTGATTCTCGAAGAAGTCACAGACAAGGTCTTGTTAGAAAAAGAGTTGCTGCACCGCGCTATGCATGATGACTTAACGCAGGTACTCAATCGTCGCGCCATTTATGATTGGATAAAGAAGCCAGTGAATCAGCAAATAGAAATGTCTTGTATGCTGATTGATATTGATGACTTTAAATTAATAAACGATCAGTTTGGTCACAGTGTTGGTGATGCTGTCATTAAACACCTAGCCGACTCCATTAAAACTCACGTTGAATTACTCAATGGCGTAGTTGGACGTTGGGGCGGAGAAGAGTTTATTGTGTTCATTCCCAACGCGAAACCTGAGCATACCCAAGTCATAGGCGAACGTATCTGCCGTGCTTTTAATAGGCATACTTTTGTTGGATTCAATCGCCGTCAATTTACATCGAGCGTCAGTATTGGCATCACCAACCGATGTATATGTCACTCACCCAACAACATTAACACGCTAATTCGGGTGACTGATGATGCACTTTATCGTTCAAAGACAAGTGGGAAAAACCAGGTCTCTATCAATGATGATGTGGTTTGCCAGGAAGCTCTTTCTTAA
- a CDS encoding class I SAM-dependent DNA methyltransferase: MSANALYTDLSGYYDLMCVDIDYQAQSNCVRRLHQIFGNEGKTHLDLACGTGPHVRHFIDFGYQSGGLDLNKPMLDIAEVRCPEAKFSVQNMSNFEVTEPLDLITCFLYSIHYNDGLEKLKECIESVHRALKPEGIFCFNVVDKDKISNDLFVRHTTNQDKDDFTFRSGWYYSGQGDKQALKLSIEKTTAGETQVWNDEHPMVAFSFKELIEILKPYFEVNIFEHDYDKLIPWDTQSGNALITCVKI, encoded by the coding sequence ATGTCCGCCAACGCACTCTATACCGACCTATCCGGTTACTATGATTTAATGTGTGTAGATATTGACTACCAAGCGCAAAGTAACTGCGTACGTAGACTCCATCAAATCTTTGGAAATGAAGGAAAAACACACCTCGATTTAGCTTGTGGCACTGGCCCACACGTTCGTCATTTTATTGATTTTGGTTACCAAAGCGGTGGCCTAGATCTTAACAAGCCGATGTTAGACATCGCTGAAGTTCGCTGCCCGGAAGCCAAGTTCTCAGTACAAAACATGAGTAACTTTGAGGTCACGGAACCACTCGATCTTATCACTTGCTTCCTGTATTCCATCCATTACAACGATGGCCTTGAGAAGCTTAAAGAGTGTATTGAAAGTGTGCATCGCGCGTTGAAGCCAGAAGGTATTTTCTGTTTTAACGTGGTTGATAAAGACAAGATCAGTAACGACCTGTTTGTTAGACACACAACAAACCAAGACAAAGACGATTTCACGTTCCGTTCTGGTTGGTATTACTCTGGTCAGGGTGATAAGCAAGCGCTAAAGCTTAGTATCGAAAAGACGACTGCTGGTGAAACTCAAGTGTGGAATGATGAACACCCAATGGTGGCATTCTCGTTTAAAGAGTTAATCGAGATATTGAAGCCCTACTTCGAGGTTAATATCTTCGAGCACGATTACGACAAGCTGATTCCTTGGGATACTCAGTCCGGTAATGCACTGATCACATGTGTCAAAATCTAG
- a CDS encoding TonB-dependent receptor: protein MALSLNLITQQSHVNDSVRLRAGISNLTDESVSEELEYLGYVEEPRTYYVGMTADF, encoded by the coding sequence TTGGCTCTATCTCTAAATTTAATTACGCAACAAAGCCACGTGAATGATTCAGTACGACTGCGTGCAGGTATTTCGAACCTAACGGACGAGTCAGTATCTGAAGAACTAGAATATCTAGGTTATGTTGAAGAGCCACGTACTTACTACGTAGGTATGACAGCTGACTTCTAA
- a CDS encoding IS5 family transposase gives MPKPRYKTTNWKQYNRSLINRGSLTFWIDEEAISGWAQSKQNKRGRPRRFSDLAITTALMVKRVFSMPLRALQGFIDSIFRLAHVPLSCPHYTCISRRAKQVEVSFKTKTRGAIQHLAIDATGLKVYGEGEWKVKKHGTDGKRRVWRKLHIAVDTNTHEIIAAELSLSTVTDGEVLPNLLKQTRRSILEVSGDGAYDTRACHAAIKIKGAIALIPPREGAAFWERGHPRNFAVGCQKLYDSNKYWKERYGYHKRSLSETAMYRVKQLLGGKLSLRNYNAQVGETYAMIKALNKLTGLGMPETCRID, from the coding sequence ATGCCTAAGCCTCGTTATAAAACAACCAACTGGAAGCAATACAACCGATCACTCATTAACCGTGGTTCTCTGACTTTTTGGATTGATGAAGAAGCAATAAGCGGATGGGCGCAAAGCAAACAGAATAAGCGCGGTAGGCCGCGTCGGTTCAGTGATTTAGCTATCACGACAGCACTCATGGTCAAACGAGTTTTTTCTATGCCATTGAGAGCGCTGCAAGGATTTATCGACTCGATATTTAGGTTAGCCCATGTACCGTTAAGTTGTCCGCATTACACCTGCATCAGTCGTAGAGCCAAGCAAGTTGAGGTTTCATTTAAGACTAAAACGAGAGGAGCGATACAGCACCTAGCCATTGATGCTACTGGCCTTAAGGTTTATGGCGAAGGTGAATGGAAAGTCAAAAAACATGGGACGGATGGCAAGCGTAGAGTCTGGCGAAAGCTGCATATTGCAGTCGATACCAACACTCATGAGATCATTGCCGCCGAGCTAAGTTTATCGACGGTTACAGATGGAGAAGTACTCCCGAACTTACTGAAACAAACACGCCGAAGTATCCTTGAGGTGTCTGGTGATGGCGCTTACGACACGAGAGCGTGTCACGCTGCTATTAAGATTAAGGGAGCTATTGCGCTTATTCCCCCAAGAGAAGGGGCTGCCTTCTGGGAGCGTGGTCACCCTCGAAATTTCGCCGTGGGTTGCCAGAAATTATACGACTCAAATAAGTATTGGAAAGAGCGGTATGGATACCACAAACGTTCACTCTCAGAAACAGCGATGTATCGAGTTAAACAGTTGCTAGGAGGGAAACTGAGCTTAAGAAATTACAATGCCCAGGTGGGTGAAACTTACGCGATGATAAAAGCGTTGAACAAGCTTACTGGGTTAGGTATGCCTGAAACTTGTCGTATTGACTAA
- a CDS encoding LysR family transcriptional regulator, giving the protein MNLAQVDLNLLVILKHLLEEKHVSNTALALDMSQPTVSRSLQKLRTVFNDDLLVRAAYGYELTPKAEAIKQDLNSVLTRLEKLVHGDVFEPQSSDSTVRFFGLVPNVAHLLPKVVAEIRQQAPNMIVDIDSIPKRHFEPLLSGDAHFVLSTHEPLSSEQNLYRMFVISRDYRLLMSKNHPLADKEITVDDLLNSQLGQISLQGDKKLSIESRFKDLGLIDKQRQLSIPIQLSNFNVAPDMAEATDIIFHLPTPFAQQAAKQRDLVCKRVPKALRHPSEDVYLYWHKRFHNDPMCRWVRNIFKELYT; this is encoded by the coding sequence ATGAATCTTGCTCAAGTCGACCTCAATCTACTCGTTATTCTTAAACACCTTCTTGAAGAGAAGCACGTTTCCAACACGGCATTGGCACTGGATATGAGCCAACCTACGGTGAGCCGATCTCTGCAAAAACTACGTACCGTTTTCAATGATGACCTATTGGTGCGAGCGGCTTATGGCTATGAGTTAACGCCAAAAGCAGAAGCCATTAAGCAAGATCTCAATTCGGTACTGACACGTTTAGAAAAGCTGGTACATGGCGATGTATTCGAACCACAAAGCAGTGACAGTACGGTTCGTTTCTTTGGTTTAGTGCCTAATGTCGCGCACTTGTTGCCGAAGGTAGTTGCGGAGATACGCCAACAAGCGCCGAACATGATTGTTGATATCGACTCGATTCCTAAACGACACTTTGAGCCTCTGTTATCCGGTGATGCGCACTTTGTGTTGTCGACCCATGAGCCGTTAAGTTCAGAGCAAAATTTGTATCGAATGTTCGTGATTAGCCGCGATTACCGCTTGTTGATGAGTAAAAACCATCCTCTGGCGGACAAAGAGATCACCGTCGATGACTTGTTGAATAGCCAACTTGGTCAAATCTCACTGCAAGGGGATAAGAAGCTCTCGATCGAAAGTCGATTTAAAGATCTTGGCTTGATTGATAAGCAGCGCCAGCTGTCTATTCCAATTCAGCTTTCCAATTTTAACGTCGCGCCGGATATGGCAGAAGCAACCGACATCATCTTTCATTTACCGACGCCTTTTGCTCAACAAGCTGCTAAGCAAAGAGATCTGGTTTGTAAACGTGTGCCTAAAGCGTTGCGCCACCCATCAGAAGACGTCTACTTATACTGGCATAAGCGCTTTCATAACGACCCGATGTGTCGCTGGGTTCGCAATATATTCAAAGAGCTTTATACATAA
- a CDS encoding substrate-binding domain-containing protein, giving the protein MANIRDVAKEAKVSVATVSRVINKLPHTSETATKAVHEAMERLNYRPNANARALANKTSSSIGVLVADVSNPFYGAMVQAIDEIAREHKKHILITHGYHNETYEREAIELLINNQCEHLVIHSKGLSDQELIDFSKQIPGLIIINRYIPEIAERCIALDNIRGSSLALSHLIRFGHKRIGYLASSHNIDDSIDRKLGYRSELEKNQLPYSEALVVSGEPNEIGGADAMRNLLAKNEPFTAIATYNDLMAAGAISVLKENNLRVPEDVSVIGFDDAMIASYLQPTLTTVRYPVQIMASQAAKLSIQLVEKSPHEHKGNLYLPTLVSRNSIASPNN; this is encoded by the coding sequence ATGGCCAACATAAGAGACGTCGCGAAAGAAGCTAAAGTATCCGTTGCTACCGTATCGAGAGTAATAAATAAACTCCCACATACGAGCGAAACAGCAACGAAAGCTGTGCACGAAGCGATGGAAAGATTGAATTATCGCCCAAATGCGAATGCAAGAGCTCTTGCGAATAAAACTTCGTCTTCCATTGGTGTGTTAGTGGCAGACGTATCAAATCCATTTTATGGTGCTATGGTTCAAGCCATTGACGAAATCGCACGTGAACACAAAAAGCATATCTTGATTACGCACGGTTACCACAATGAAACCTATGAAAGAGAAGCCATCGAACTGTTGATAAATAATCAGTGCGAACATCTCGTTATTCATAGCAAAGGCCTATCGGACCAAGAACTAATTGATTTTTCGAAGCAGATCCCTGGGCTTATCATTATTAACCGTTATATTCCAGAGATAGCGGAACGCTGTATCGCTTTAGATAACATTCGAGGCAGCAGCCTAGCATTAAGCCACCTAATTCGCTTTGGCCATAAGAGAATTGGTTACTTAGCTTCCTCTCATAATATCGATGACTCAATAGATAGGAAACTGGGCTATCGTTCTGAACTGGAGAAGAACCAACTGCCCTACTCGGAAGCTTTGGTTGTGTCCGGTGAACCGAATGAGATTGGAGGCGCAGATGCGATGCGAAATTTATTAGCGAAGAATGAGCCGTTTACCGCTATCGCGACATACAACGATTTAATGGCTGCAGGTGCCATTTCAGTGCTTAAAGAAAACAACCTACGTGTACCAGAAGATGTCTCTGTCATCGGGTTTGATGATGCCATGATAGCCAGCTATTTACAGCCAACTCTGACCACCGTTCGTTACCCAGTACAAATCATGGCGAGCCAAGCGGCAAAGCTGTCTATCCAGTTGGTAGAAAAGTCTCCTCACGAGCATAAAGGAAACCTTTACCTTCCTACACTGGTGAGTCGCAATTCCATTGCTTCACCTAACAATTAA
- a CDS encoding glycoside hydrolase translates to MALSLNLITQQSPLDVEIENTKQTIHSFGASDAWSINPTINKWQKKGDDAAIDHLADLLFSTDKGIGLTAWRFNIGAGSAEQGDGSFIRDTLRRAELLVPEQGGEIDKTKQKGQIRFMQEAHQRGVDNFIAFSNSPPHYLTKNGLTHPTAADDLGSTNLKPENVDAFSDFLVEVLTYLRSEEVGIPVNYISPINEPTWEWEGQTQEGNRYNMQEVKAVYRSLDKKLNEAGIRSDIHIDGGEVVEFTAALRDAYKRNFDGSSQTNGMNSRGVGLYRNYIDELLGDPEIRDIIGNQISVHGYFSDAWPDRLGKLRDMTYGNLQDVSPGAEIWMSEMSVLGGGGYSRDFDGHGFEADDMDYALHVGRIMHRDLTRLNASAWHWWLGLTPYDYKDGMVKIDPSLEANTVEDSKMMWTVGNFSRFVRPGYQRVELSGVDNLDGLMASAYVSPTQDKVVIVAVNTSDKVENVSINLEGVVNSATYTTHITNAQHDLALVELEKEQDDYLVPPRSTVTFVGSL, encoded by the coding sequence TTGGCTCTATCTCTAAATTTAATTACGCAACAAAGCCCACTAGATGTGGAAATTGAAAATACCAAACAAACAATACACAGCTTTGGTGCTTCGGATGCTTGGTCTATTAACCCAACAATTAATAAGTGGCAGAAAAAAGGGGACGATGCAGCTATCGACCACCTCGCTGACTTATTATTTTCTACTGACAAAGGCATTGGTTTAACAGCGTGGCGATTTAATATAGGTGCAGGCAGTGCAGAGCAAGGTGATGGCAGCTTTATCCGAGACACACTACGTCGTGCTGAATTATTGGTGCCAGAGCAAGGTGGTGAGATAGACAAAACCAAGCAAAAAGGACAAATCCGCTTCATGCAAGAGGCGCATCAACGAGGCGTGGACAATTTTATAGCATTTTCTAATAGCCCACCGCATTATCTAACTAAAAATGGATTAACACACCCAACGGCTGCGGATGATCTTGGTTCGACTAACCTTAAGCCAGAAAATGTAGATGCATTTTCCGACTTTTTGGTTGAAGTGTTGACCTACTTACGTAGTGAAGAAGTAGGGATCCCGGTTAATTACATCAGCCCAATTAACGAGCCAACGTGGGAATGGGAAGGACAGACTCAAGAAGGCAATCGCTACAATATGCAAGAAGTCAAAGCGGTATACCGTAGTTTAGATAAAAAGCTGAACGAAGCGGGTATTCGTAGCGACATTCATATTGATGGCGGTGAAGTGGTCGAATTCACAGCAGCACTTCGTGATGCTTATAAGCGTAACTTTGACGGTTCATCTCAAACTAATGGCATGAATTCTCGTGGTGTTGGCCTGTACCGAAACTACATTGATGAACTGTTAGGGGATCCTGAAATTAGAGACATTATTGGTAACCAAATCTCAGTACATGGCTACTTTTCTGACGCTTGGCCAGACCGTTTAGGCAAGCTGCGTGATATGACATATGGAAACCTACAGGATGTGTCTCCGGGTGCAGAAATTTGGATGAGTGAAATGAGCGTCTTGGGCGGCGGCGGTTATTCTCGTGACTTTGATGGTCATGGCTTTGAGGCTGATGATATGGATTATGCGTTACATGTGGGACGCATCATGCATCGAGACCTGACTCGTTTGAACGCTTCAGCATGGCATTGGTGGTTAGGTTTGACGCCATATGATTACAAAGATGGTATGGTGAAAATTGACCCATCTTTAGAAGCCAATACGGTAGAAGATTCGAAAATGATGTGGACTGTCGGTAACTTCAGTCGCTTTGTGCGCCCGGGTTATCAGCGTGTAGAACTGAGTGGGGTAGACAACCTTGATGGCTTGATGGCATCGGCTTATGTCAGTCCAACACAAGATAAAGTGGTGATTGTTGCCGTTAATACGAGTGACAAGGTAGAGAATGTTTCTATTAACTTAGAAGGCGTTGTTAATTCTGCCACTTATACAACACACATTACCAATGCGCAGCATGATTTGGCGTTGGTCGAATTAGAAAAAGAACAAGACGATTACCTTGTACCTCCGCGCTCAACGGTGACATTTGTTGGCTCACTATAA